One region of Jatrophihabitans sp. genomic DNA includes:
- a CDS encoding DUF2283 domain-containing protein: protein MRIEYGPQDDIANVTLVSHIPDGAITEDVHVERPGADIYLGFSASGHLLEIEILGARAVLAPETLATAEPMDEKPIRGE, encoded by the coding sequence ATGAGAATCGAGTACGGGCCACAGGATGACATCGCGAACGTGACCCTGGTATCGCACATCCCAGACGGTGCCATCACTGAGGATGTCCACGTCGAGCGGCCGGGCGCCGACATCTACCTTGGGTTCTCCGCAAGCGGTCACCTGCTTGAGATCGAGATCCTCGGAGCCCGCGCGGTCCTCGCGCCCGAAACGCTGGCTACGGCCGAGCCGATGGACGAGAAGCCGATCAGAGGCGAATAA